From the genome of Papaver somniferum cultivar HN1 chromosome 2, ASM357369v1, whole genome shotgun sequence, one region includes:
- the LOC113350569 gene encoding cytochrome P450 76A2-like, protein MEIHPTAEMLTWVVMTAAAAMLALILTRSRRKAATTSRIPPGPPGWPILGNILDLGFKPHRTLVDFKNRYGPLVWLRLGSVNTLVVCSAEAAMEMFKNHDHSTCNRHLNETLKIGGSYTGTITLSEYGPYWRMLRRLCATELFSRKRINDTAPLRRRCVDKLMKWISDEAKEQSENGVELARYVFATSFNVIGNLMLSRDLVDPKSSKGNEFFNLTSELTELTGRPNLSDFFPILRWFDLQGLKRQTEAKQVQVLDIVGSFVEGRRRQDIEGKQSHTKEQKDFLDVLMEFEGTGKDEPAKISDRNLNTFILELFVAATETTNSTVEWAMTELLRQPEAMKKVKDEIAKVVGFGRKLEESDIEDLKYLDAVIKETLRLHPPAPLLIPRNAIKDTELMGYVIPKDTQIFVNVWGLGRDPSSWEDADSFKPERFIAASNLDYRGQNFEYLPFGAGRRICPGLPLGHQMLHLVLGSLLHSFDWSLANGVTPETLDMGEKMGTSLRKDIPLKAMPKPVL, encoded by the exons ATGGAGATTCATCCAACAGCTGAAATGTTAACTTGGGTAGTGATGACAGCAGCAGCTGCCATGCTAGCTCTCATCCTTACACGAAGCAGACGAAAGGCAGCAACCACCAGTCGTATCCCACCAGGACCCCCTGGATGGCCAATATTGGGTAACATCCTTGACCTCGGGTTCAAGCCACACAGAACTCTGGTAGATTTCAAAAACAGGTATGGCCCGTTGGTTTGGCTACGATTAGGCTCCGTCAATACTCTAGTTGTATGCTCAGCCGAAGCTGCTATGGAAATGTTTAAAAACCACGATCACTCCACGTGCAATCGCCACTTGAACGAGACATTGAAGATTGGTGGATCTTATACCGGCACAATCACATTAAGTGAATATGGTCCATACTGGAGAATGCTAAGGCGTCTTTGCGCTACTGAACTTTTCTCTCGTAAGCGTATAAATGATACTGCTCCTTTACGTAGAAGATGTGTCGATAAATTGATGAAATGGATATCTGACGAAGCCAAAGAACAGTCAGAGAACGGGGTCGAGCTTGCACGTTATGTCTTTGCGACCTCTTTTAACGTGATTGGAAATCTAATGCTTTCGAGAGACCTTGTTGATCCAAAGTCTAGCAAAGGAAATGAGTTCTTCAATTTGACTTCTGAATTAACCGAGCTTACAGGGAGACCTAATCTATCTGATTTCTTCCCCATCTTACGTTGGTTCGACCTACAAGGATTGAAGAGGCAGACAGAAGCCAAACAAGTCCAAGTGCTTGATATTGTTGGTAGCTTCGTAGAAGGACGCCGCAGACAAGATATTGAAGGAAAACAATCCCACACCAAAGAACAAAAAGATTTCTTGGATGTTTTGATGGAATTTGAAGGCACTGGAAAAGATGAACCAGCTAAGATTTCAGATAGAAATCTTAATACATTTATACTG GAATTATTTGTCGCTGCAACAGAGACAACAAATAGTACCGTGGAGTGGGCAATGACAGAACTCCTCCGACAACCAGAGGCAATGAAGAAGGTAAAGGATGAAATTGCTAAAGTTGTGGGTTTTGGGAGGAAGTTAGAAGAGAGTGACATCGAAGATTTAAAATATTTAGACGCGGTGATTAAGGAGACGCTAAGGCTACATCCTCCTGCTCCACTACTCATACCTAGAAACGCTATTAAAGATACAGAATTAATGGGGTATGTTATACCAAAGGACACGCAAATTTTCGTCAATGTTTGGGGACTTGGAAGAGACCCAAGTAGTTGGGAAGATGCAGATTCGTTCAAGCCCGAGCGGTTCATTGCTGCTTCAAATCTTGATTATCGTGGACAAAACTTCGAGTATCTACCATTTGGAGCAGGGAGACGTATTTGTCCTGGGCTTCCTCTAGGTCACCAAATGCTTCACCTTGTGTTAGGTTCATTGCTCCATTCTTTTGATTGGTCTCTTGCAAATGGTGTCACTCCAGAGACTCTGGACATGGGAGAAAAAATGGGAACTTCATTAAGAAAGGACATTCCCTTGAAAGCAATGCCAAAACCAGTATTGTAA